One region of Chryseobacterium muglaense genomic DNA includes:
- a CDS encoding IS1182 family transposase: MLLQQEKLPLSSYSGLYDLIVPKENLLRKINELIDFSFIYEELLSKYCLSNGRNAESPVRMFKYLLLKSIYTVSDVDVVERSQYDMSFKYFLEMTPEEEVIHPSSLTKFRKLRLKDTDLLNILIGKTVTIAIEKGIIKSKSIIVDATHTLSRSNPFSTIEVLRERSKLLRKTVYQFDEEFKTTMPSKNSDNDVSKELDYCRELEKRIENEPSLCEIPAVKEKLNLLKEMMEDTGEQLVFSKDNDAKTGHKSAESSFFGYKTHLAMSEERIITAAVVTSGEKGDGPELPKLLKISQDNGMEVDAIIGDGAYSGKENLKIADQQNIKVVAKLNPSITQGFRKDEDIFDYNKDADRFVCPAGHLAIRKARQNKKNIGKNQVDTYYFDVEKCRVCPLKEGCYKEGAKSKTYSVSIKSELHQDQMAFQESDYYKEKSKHRYKIEAKNSELKNVHGYNRAIAYGIENMQMQGAMAIFAVNLKRILKLI; encoded by the coding sequence ATGTTATTACAGCAAGAAAAACTTCCATTGAGTTCGTATTCCGGATTGTATGATTTAATCGTTCCCAAGGAAAATCTTCTTCGTAAAATTAATGAGTTGATTGATTTTTCTTTCATCTATGAAGAGCTTTTGAGCAAGTACTGCCTGAGCAACGGGCGTAATGCAGAAAGCCCGGTACGAATGTTCAAATACCTGCTTTTGAAAAGTATTTATACCGTTTCTGATGTAGACGTGGTGGAACGTTCGCAGTATGACATGTCCTTTAAATATTTTTTGGAAATGACTCCCGAAGAGGAAGTTATTCATCCCAGTTCGCTTACAAAATTCAGAAAACTGCGTTTGAAAGATACAGATTTGCTGAATATACTGATTGGCAAAACCGTAACGATTGCCATTGAAAAAGGAATCATCAAATCCAAATCAATTATTGTAGATGCTACGCATACTTTGTCGAGAAGCAACCCTTTTTCGACAATCGAAGTATTGCGGGAACGCTCCAAGCTGCTTCGGAAAACCGTTTATCAGTTTGATGAAGAATTTAAAACGACAATGCCTTCCAAAAACAGCGACAACGATGTAAGCAAGGAATTGGATTATTGCAGAGAACTCGAAAAACGCATTGAAAACGAGCCCTCTCTCTGTGAGATTCCTGCCGTAAAGGAGAAGCTGAACCTTCTGAAAGAAATGATGGAGGACACAGGTGAGCAACTGGTTTTTTCAAAAGACAACGATGCCAAAACGGGTCACAAATCTGCAGAGAGTTCATTTTTCGGATACAAAACTCATCTGGCGATGAGCGAAGAGCGAATAATCACGGCAGCGGTGGTAACTTCGGGAGAAAAAGGCGATGGTCCGGAGCTTCCCAAACTATTGAAGATAAGCCAGGATAACGGGATGGAAGTAGATGCCATCATCGGCGATGGTGCTTACAGCGGAAAAGAAAATCTGAAAATTGCAGACCAGCAAAATATTAAGGTAGTAGCTAAGCTCAATCCCTCCATTACCCAAGGTTTTAGAAAAGACGAAGATATATTTGACTACAATAAAGATGCTGACCGTTTTGTTTGTCCTGCAGGGCACTTGGCGATACGCAAAGCACGTCAGAACAAAAAAAATATAGGCAAAAACCAAGTTGACACCTACTATTTTGATGTCGAAAAGTGCAGGGTTTGTCCATTGAAAGAAGGTTGCTATAAGGAGGGTGCAAAAAGTAAAACATATTCTGTTTCCATCAAGTCAGAATTGCATCAGGACCAGATGGCTTTTCAGGAAAGCGATTATTACAAAGAAAAATCGAAACACCGCTATAAAATAGAAGCCAAAAACAGCGAACTTAAAAATGTGCACGGCTATAACAGAGCGATTGCCTATGGAATTGAAAATATGCAAATGCAGGGAGCAATGGCTATTTTCGCAGTCAATTTGAAGAGAATACTGAAATTAATATAG
- a CDS encoding PA3715 family protein, with translation MKLYKKVTTFLLLLMILSLSAQEYDDARYEVVLKQLKLNSSKIHNQLYTEKKMPYLEDSYIIVVPVLLGKLEADGFSVKNTILITDSQGRINNKYIDATEFGSDAIMLDSFTIDTGLYKLNSNIRSFGVTANYRGSSGPNPYSSSDISLYYPEGKTLKKVLDNYNLRTYSGEWDMNCSGKSEEDNSVIIVDLAKTNGFANLKIKTEKIKKFTKEINNECNESKTSKISYKTLKFNKSVYQ, from the coding sequence ATGAAATTATATAAAAAAGTAACCACATTTTTATTGCTATTAATGATTCTCTCTTTGTCGGCTCAGGAATATGACGATGCGAGATACGAAGTTGTTTTAAAACAATTGAAACTAAATTCTTCCAAAATTCACAATCAGCTATATACTGAGAAAAAAATGCCTTACCTTGAAGATTCATACATTATTGTAGTTCCTGTTTTGTTAGGGAAACTTGAAGCTGACGGATTTTCAGTGAAAAATACTATCCTAATTACTGATTCTCAGGGAAGAATAAATAATAAATATATTGACGCTACAGAATTTGGATCTGATGCTATTATGTTGGATAGTTTTACAATAGATACAGGACTTTACAAGCTCAATTCTAATATTCGCTCTTTTGGGGTTACTGCAAATTATCGTGGAAGCAGCGGTCCCAATCCTTATTCATCTTCCGATATTTCATTGTATTATCCTGAAGGAAAAACCTTAAAAAAAGTTCTTGATAATTATAATCTGAGAACTTACAGTGGCGAATGGGATATGAATTGTTCCGGAAAATCTGAAGAAGATAATTCGGTCATTATTGTAGATCTGGCGAAAACAAATGGTTTTGCTAATCTTAAAATTAAAACAGAAAAAATAAAGAAGTTTACCAAAGAAATTAATAACGAATGTAATGAGTCTAAAACTTCAAAAATATCTTACAAAACCTTGAAGTTTAATAAATCTGTTTACCAATAG
- a CDS encoding SIMPL domain-containing protein gives MKLHVKLRHFLLVGIFAVGSLMNAQEVKKNAIEVTGVAEMEVEPDEIIFSIGIKADNKNQLADSEKLLFETLKNNGVKNEDIKFKSMYQNLYSKTTKFTKSFQFKVNAKTNVSKLFEDLNQKWVSNLNIAEIKNTKIADFRKTVKINALKAAKEKADYLLGSINKKTGDAIEIVEIEDYMSDSIMPVAYRSKMANVQLESADQSMDYSFDNIENIKLKYSIKTKYKIL, from the coding sequence ATGAAATTACATGTTAAACTTAGACACTTTTTACTAGTGGGAATCTTTGCAGTAGGAAGTTTGATGAATGCGCAGGAAGTTAAGAAAAATGCAATTGAAGTAACGGGAGTTGCCGAAATGGAAGTAGAACCGGATGAAATCATCTTTAGCATCGGTATAAAAGCCGACAACAAAAACCAATTGGCAGACAGCGAAAAACTTTTATTTGAAACATTGAAAAACAACGGTGTAAAAAATGAAGACATTAAATTTAAATCGATGTATCAGAATTTGTATTCGAAAACAACCAAATTTACCAAGAGTTTTCAGTTTAAAGTAAATGCAAAAACCAATGTGAGTAAGCTTTTTGAAGATTTAAACCAAAAATGGGTAAGCAATCTGAATATTGCAGAAATTAAAAACACAAAGATTGCAGATTTCAGAAAAACGGTTAAAATCAATGCGTTAAAAGCGGCGAAAGAGAAAGCAGATTATCTTTTGGGAAGCATCAACAAAAAGACGGGAGATGCGATTGAGATTGTAGAAATTGAAGATTATATGAGTGATTCAATTATGCCCGTTGCTTACAGAAGTAAAATGGCGAATGTACAGCTGGAATCAGCCGACCAAAGTATGGATTATTCGTTCGACAATATCGAAAATATCAAGCTGAAATACAGCATCAAAACAAAATACAAAATTCTTTGA
- a CDS encoding LytR/AlgR family response regulator transcription factor, translating into MKIKSVIVDDEKIAREVLRNYLTKYCPQIKILGEAENIKEAVPLIAEHQPQLVFLDVEMPFGNAFDVLEATQEFPYETIFITAFSQYSLQALNKSASYYILKPIDIQELILAVNKVAESIEKKDELNRNKILLENLKLKPEKQQLILPTLQGFDVVKTEDIVRLQADGNFTQVYLTDGSKKMVCRFLKHFDGLLENPFVRVHRSHIINTHFVKSYHKSGTATLSDNSEIEVSGSFKDQFLKVFS; encoded by the coding sequence ATGAAAATAAAATCGGTAATCGTTGACGACGAAAAAATTGCAAGAGAAGTTCTGAGGAATTATCTCACAAAATACTGTCCGCAAATTAAAATTTTAGGAGAGGCTGAAAATATTAAAGAAGCCGTTCCTTTGATTGCGGAACATCAGCCGCAGTTGGTTTTTTTGGATGTCGAAATGCCTTTCGGAAATGCCTTTGATGTTTTGGAAGCAACTCAGGAATTTCCTTACGAAACCATTTTTATCACAGCATTTTCGCAATATTCTCTGCAGGCTTTAAACAAATCTGCGAGTTACTATATTTTAAAACCAATCGATATTCAGGAATTGATTTTGGCAGTGAATAAAGTCGCAGAAAGTATCGAAAAGAAAGACGAATTAAACCGAAACAAAATTCTCCTCGAAAATTTAAAATTAAAACCTGAAAAACAACAACTAATTCTCCCGACTTTACAAGGTTTTGATGTGGTGAAAACAGAAGATATTGTAAGACTTCAGGCTGACGGAAATTTTACACAGGTTTATCTTACAGACGGTTCAAAGAAGATGGTTTGCCGGTTTTTAAAGCATTTTGATGGCTTGCTTGAAAACCCTTTTGTAAGGGTGCATCGTTCACATATTATCAATACCCATTTTGTGAAATCTTATCATAAAAGCGGTACGGCAACTTTATCAGATAATTCCGAAATCGAAGTTTCCGGAAGTTTTAAAGACCAGTTTTTAAAAGTTTTTTCTTAA
- a CDS encoding SpoIIAA family protein has translation MITILNDAPENVAAFNATGEITREDFENLVIPHVKSKVEQFDELNYLLYLNTDLDNFTMGAWLQDALLGIKNITKWNRVAIVTDKDGVQNFTDIFSVLMPGEFKSFPKENLYNALYWCQNGNEVQQ, from the coding sequence ATGATCACGATTCTTAACGATGCTCCAGAAAATGTAGCAGCATTCAACGCTACAGGGGAGATAACTAGAGAAGATTTTGAAAACCTTGTTATCCCACATGTAAAAAGTAAAGTTGAACAATTTGATGAACTGAATTATCTGCTGTATCTTAATACTGATCTCGATAATTTTACCATGGGAGCTTGGCTTCAGGATGCTCTTTTAGGTATAAAAAATATTACCAAATGGAACAGAGTAGCCATTGTAACAGACAAAGATGGAGTACAGAATTTTACAGATATCTTCAGTGTTTTGATGCCGGGAGAATTCAAATCCTTTCCGAAAGAAAATCTTTACAACGCTTTATATTGGTGCCAAAATGGTAATGAAGTTCAACAATAA
- a CDS encoding vWA domain-containing protein has product MNTLKVLTVTASVFAFLSAGKISDNRCSSKANEREIVESNISNQPQISVSKDNKIQVALLLDTSNSMDGLIDQAKSRLWNIVNTLTTLKYNGQAPQVEIALYEYGNDGLQDENYIRQVTPLTQDLDLVSEKLFALRTNGGNEYCGAVIRDASANLKWDGNEKSMKLIYIAGNEPFDQGKISYKDVISKAKTKNIYTNTIFCGSREEGIQSHWQSGASLGDGKYFNIDSNQKVIYIETPYDVKISQYNSKLNDTYISYGRRGSQMKNKQTTQDSNAEMQSPSNAVERAVSKSKKNAYKNDHWDLVDKVEKDKSYISSIKEEELPSELKGKSKDEIQKIVAQKSSDRAKVQKEIEVLAKKRQEFIDVETKKRGNSEGDDLGKAIEKSIVELAKKNGYSF; this is encoded by the coding sequence ATGAACACATTAAAAGTTTTAACAGTAACAGCAAGCGTATTCGCTTTTTTGAGTGCAGGTAAAATTTCAGACAATCGTTGCAGCAGCAAAGCCAACGAAAGAGAAATTGTAGAGAGCAACATTTCAAATCAACCGCAAATTTCGGTTTCAAAGGACAATAAAATTCAGGTTGCTTTGCTTTTGGATACTTCCAACAGTATGGATGGTTTAATCGACCAGGCAAAGTCCAGACTTTGGAATATCGTCAATACGTTGACCACTTTAAAATACAACGGACAAGCCCCACAAGTAGAAATCGCTCTTTATGAATACGGAAACGACGGATTACAAGATGAAAATTACATCAGACAGGTTACTCCGCTTACCCAGGATTTAGATTTAGTTTCAGAAAAACTTTTCGCTCTCAGAACCAATGGTGGAAATGAATATTGCGGAGCGGTCATTCGTGACGCATCAGCTAATTTAAAATGGGACGGAAACGAAAAAAGCATGAAGTTGATTTACATTGCCGGAAATGAGCCATTTGACCAAGGAAAAATCAGCTATAAAGATGTTATTTCTAAAGCCAAAACCAAAAACATTTACACGAATACGATTTTTTGCGGAAGCCGTGAAGAAGGAATTCAGTCGCATTGGCAAAGCGGAGCGAGTTTAGGAGATGGTAAATATTTTAATATCGACAGCAATCAGAAAGTAATTTATATTGAAACGCCTTATGATGTGAAAATTTCACAATACAATTCTAAGTTGAATGATACTTACATCTCTTACGGAAGACGTGGCTCGCAAATGAAAAACAAGCAAACGACCCAAGATTCAAATGCAGAAATGCAATCTCCTTCTAACGCTGTTGAAAGAGCTGTAAGCAAATCGAAGAAAAATGCTTACAAAAATGATCATTGGGATTTGGTAGATAAAGTTGAAAAAGACAAAAGCTACATTTCATCAATAAAAGAGGAGGAATTACCTTCTGAATTAAAAGGAAAAAGCAAAGATGAAATTCAGAAAATTGTGGCTCAAAAATCTTCAGACCGGGCAAAAGTTCAGAAAGAAATCGAAGTTTTAGCAAAAAAAAGACAAGAATTTATTGATGTTGAAACCAAAAAACGAGGAAATTCTGAAGGCGACGATTTAGGAAAAGCGATTGAAAAATCTATTGTAGAGTTGGCTAAAAAGAACGGATATAGTTTTTAG
- a CDS encoding NAD(P)/FAD-dependent oxidoreductase has product MNLKSNEPFWLLKNGLIVSYPSLKSDEECDVLVIGGGITGSLIAHQMIKDGYQTILIDKREICNGSTSATTSMLQYEIDTPLYELIEMIGKKGAVESYKACSKSIDDLEKLTKEIKARSGFKRKQSLYFASKKKDAIWLEKEYEARRKAGFVVTWLGIEDIEEKFGFQNTYGGILSKQGASIDAFKFAHELLRFNVNKGLKVFDKTEMKSVKYLRDHNLALTTDGFNIKAKKIIYCVGYESSTMIKEHFVDLKSTFAIVSEIDNDKFKNIEHTLVWNTDNPYIYMRTTDDERLLIGGGDEDFSDPEKRDSLLNKKEKEILKNLKRIKPDYHFYTDFVWAGTFGETKDGLPYIGTHEGFKNSYFVLGFGGNGITFSVTGMEMASAFMKNETHQLSEYFKFGR; this is encoded by the coding sequence ATGAACCTGAAATCTAACGAACCTTTCTGGCTTTTAAAAAATGGTTTGATCGTTTCCTATCCTTCTCTGAAATCTGATGAAGAATGCGATGTTCTTGTTATCGGTGGAGGAATTACTGGAAGTCTTATTGCTCACCAAATGATAAAAGACGGATACCAAACCATTTTAATCGATAAACGTGAAATCTGCAATGGAAGTACCTCAGCGACAACCTCAATGTTGCAATACGAAATTGATACTCCACTTTACGAATTGATTGAAATGATAGGTAAAAAAGGTGCGGTAGAAAGTTACAAAGCCTGTTCGAAATCTATAGATGACCTGGAAAAACTGACAAAAGAAATAAAAGCCCGTTCTGGTTTTAAAAGAAAACAGTCTTTGTATTTTGCGTCGAAAAAGAAAGATGCAATTTGGCTGGAAAAAGAATATGAAGCCCGAAGAAAAGCAGGATTTGTTGTAACATGGCTCGGAATTGAAGATATTGAAGAAAAATTTGGTTTTCAAAATACGTACGGTGGGATTTTATCTAAACAAGGAGCAAGCATCGATGCCTTTAAATTTGCTCACGAATTACTAAGGTTTAATGTCAATAAAGGATTAAAAGTTTTTGATAAAACAGAAATGAAATCGGTGAAATATTTACGAGATCATAATTTAGCGTTAACGACTGATGGTTTTAATATCAAAGCAAAAAAAATCATTTATTGTGTGGGTTATGAAAGTTCAACAATGATTAAAGAACATTTTGTAGATCTAAAAAGTACGTTTGCCATAGTTTCTGAAATCGATAATGATAAATTTAAAAATATAGAACATACCCTGGTTTGGAATACCGATAATCCTTACATTTATATGAGAACGACTGATGATGAAAGGCTTTTGATCGGCGGTGGCGATGAAGATTTTTCTGATCCCGAAAAACGCGATTCTTTATTAAATAAAAAAGAAAAAGAAATCCTGAAAAATCTTAAAAGAATAAAACCTGATTATCATTTTTATACCGATTTTGTATGGGCAGGAACTTTTGGTGAAACAAAAGATGGACTTCCGTACATTGGAACTCATGAAGGTTTTAAAAACTCATATTTTGTTTTAGGATTTGGCGGAAACGGAATCACTTTTTCAGTTACCGGAATGGAAATGGCTTCTGCTTTTATGAAAAATGAAACGCATCAGCTTTCCGAATATTTTAAATTTGGAAGATAG
- a CDS encoding DUF4139 domain-containing protein, which produces MISFFKSQEIKKEIDVKQATVFLQGAKVFGSTNVTLQKGRNTVKIINLPNDLDENTYKINLERNTTLLSITPQSNYLKNDELTDGEKKLDDERKKIQRQVNLLNIQIKNLTGEQNIINDNLKVSTNDKSTPQEQLIKLTEFYRKRMLEIDNQTFLLNEQKSILDESIAKINKQFSEEQTHKNTNRKELILEILAENEMNLNLGVSYIVSNAGWVPSYDLRALSTKKPLEIVYKGKIYQKTGQDWKNVKLFVSTYRPSYNQNRPILSPLYVAEYTAYNNEDAKVGYEKKAKAELSNSYQMRAEVAAPSQIPVATVSDNQMNVLYELNYNQTILSQEKEQYVILDKKNVESTYKYHTVPKLNNQVFLMAFVKNWQNLNLISGEANIYFEDNYIGKTNITSNYVKDEFPISLGVDERIVVKRLKLEDKTAQKSFNSNKFETESYEISIRNNTKETIELEVLDQIPLSENQKITVKTLNIGDGDFDTKTGSILWNRKINSGASEKINFSYEVKYPKEMQIQYYSR; this is translated from the coding sequence ATGATTTCGTTTTTTAAATCTCAGGAAATTAAAAAAGAAATCGATGTAAAACAGGCCACTGTATTTTTACAGGGAGCGAAAGTTTTCGGAAGCACAAACGTTACGCTTCAAAAAGGAAGAAACACCGTAAAAATCATCAATCTACCAAATGATTTAGATGAAAATACCTACAAAATCAATTTGGAGAGAAACACAACTCTTCTGTCAATCACTCCGCAAAGCAACTATCTTAAAAATGATGAACTGACCGATGGCGAAAAGAAACTGGATGATGAAAGAAAAAAAATTCAGAGGCAGGTCAATTTATTGAATATTCAAATTAAAAATCTGACGGGCGAACAAAATATCATTAATGACAATCTTAAAGTTTCAACCAACGATAAATCGACTCCGCAAGAACAGTTGATAAAACTGACTGAGTTTTACAGAAAAAGAATGTTGGAAATAGATAATCAGACTTTTCTTTTGAACGAACAAAAATCTATTTTGGATGAAAGTATTGCCAAAATCAACAAACAATTTTCTGAAGAACAGACTCATAAAAACACCAATAGAAAAGAATTAATCTTAGAAATACTTGCAGAAAACGAGATGAATCTGAATCTTGGAGTAAGTTATATCGTTTCAAACGCAGGTTGGGTTCCTTCTTATGATTTGAGAGCTTTGTCTACGAAGAAACCTTTAGAAATTGTCTATAAAGGAAAAATCTACCAGAAAACCGGACAAGACTGGAAGAATGTGAAACTTTTCGTGTCCACTTACAGACCTTCTTACAACCAAAACAGACCGATCTTATCGCCATTGTACGTAGCAGAATATACGGCTTACAATAATGAGGATGCAAAAGTAGGTTATGAGAAAAAGGCAAAAGCTGAACTTTCAAATTCTTATCAAATGAGAGCAGAAGTTGCAGCACCAAGTCAGATTCCCGTGGCAACGGTTTCGGATAATCAGATGAACGTTTTGTATGAATTAAATTATAATCAAACCATTCTCAGTCAGGAAAAAGAACAGTATGTGATTTTAGATAAGAAAAATGTAGAATCTACTTATAAATACCACACGGTTCCAAAGCTTAATAATCAGGTTTTCTTAATGGCATTTGTGAAGAACTGGCAAAATTTAAATTTAATCTCTGGCGAAGCAAATATCTATTTTGAAGATAATTATATCGGAAAAACCAATATTACAAGCAATTATGTAAAAGATGAATTCCCAATTTCTCTTGGCGTTGATGAAAGAATTGTAGTAAAACGACTCAAACTTGAAGATAAAACGGCTCAAAAATCTTTCAACTCAAATAAATTCGAAACAGAATCTTACGAAATATCCATCAGAAATAATACGAAAGAAACTATCGAACTGGAAGTTTTAGACCAAATTCCTTTAAGTGAAAATCAGAAAATCACAGTCAAAACTTTAAACATTGGCGACGGAGATTTTGATACTAAAACAGGAAGTATTCTTTGGAACAGAAAAATCAACAGCGGAGCTTCAGAAAAAATCAATTTCTCGTATGAAGTAAAATATCCTAAGGAAATGCAGATTCAGTATTACAGTAGGTAG
- a CDS encoding tetratricopeptide repeat-containing sensor histidine kinase: protein MFRIFIFFLFMIFGNILYSQTTNNVWKEVEIETEKLKKAIDNKNEAAEAESYYNIGETFFNDRNFSKSEEYFIKSKNIFEKLNDKQNLEKVIRKLAQSQENQNKLKSAQSNYQKASKIGYSKSKRSLNANDASRLSSPTPENKADAILSNIQINEKENNKEDLAASYSQMADVNIENKNIPKAEENLNTAYKISKEQAPQQALAINQKLTNFYVDNKDFDKAIEAKKSVLKENFVKENSQKKVEQIQELAEIYIKKNDPKEAIVLLKNAYDIALQKGHTLEAQKSVKKLDSLYNISENTDASVKLYRDFLGKLPDLVSKDRSLVDNKILEDTEQRISQLEQEKKLKDELIRKKNIFNYSLIGALILLIGLIIFIFRTLKKVQIKNKKIALQSLRREMNPHFIFNSLNSVNHFIATNNELEANQYLTKFSKLMRGVMENSTEDFIPFQQELDLLQNYLALEKTRFADKFDYEIEVDESLNTQSLKVPGMLIQPFLENAIWHGLRYRTEKGFLSLKFEKNNDSLNIFIEDNGIGIEESKKQKTEHQKTREGRGMKNTLERIRLLNDLYKKNIVCKVEDSENGVFVQISMII, encoded by the coding sequence ATGTTTCGAATTTTTATCTTCTTTTTATTTATGATCTTTGGGAATATCCTTTATTCTCAGACAACTAATAATGTGTGGAAAGAAGTTGAAATTGAAACTGAAAAACTCAAAAAAGCGATTGACAATAAAAACGAAGCTGCTGAAGCTGAATCTTATTACAATATCGGCGAAACATTTTTTAATGATAGAAATTTTTCTAAAAGTGAAGAGTATTTTATTAAATCGAAAAATATCTTCGAAAAACTGAATGACAAGCAAAATCTTGAAAAAGTAATCCGAAAACTGGCGCAGTCTCAGGAAAACCAGAATAAACTGAAATCTGCACAAAGCAATTATCAAAAGGCTTCAAAAATTGGATATTCTAAATCAAAAAGAAGCTTAAATGCCAATGACGCTTCAAGACTTTCTTCTCCAACTCCGGAAAATAAAGCTGATGCTATTCTGAGCAATATTCAGATCAATGAAAAAGAAAATAATAAAGAAGATCTTGCCGCAAGTTACAGCCAAATGGCAGATGTAAATATTGAAAATAAAAATATTCCGAAAGCCGAAGAAAACCTGAATACTGCTTACAAAATTTCGAAAGAACAGGCGCCGCAACAGGCTTTGGCGATCAATCAGAAATTGACCAATTTTTATGTAGATAATAAAGATTTTGATAAAGCGATAGAAGCCAAAAAATCTGTTTTAAAAGAAAATTTTGTTAAAGAAAATTCTCAGAAAAAAGTAGAGCAAATTCAGGAACTCGCAGAAATTTACATTAAAAAAAATGATCCGAAGGAAGCAATTGTCTTACTGAAAAACGCTTATGATATTGCCTTGCAGAAAGGTCACACTCTTGAAGCGCAGAAAAGCGTAAAAAAACTCGACAGTCTTTATAATATTTCAGAAAACACAGATGCTTCTGTAAAATTATACCGGGATTTTCTTGGAAAACTACCTGATTTGGTCTCCAAAGACAGAAGTTTGGTTGATAATAAAATCCTTGAAGACACCGAACAAAGAATTTCACAACTCGAGCAGGAAAAAAAACTGAAAGATGAGCTGATTCGCAAGAAAAACATTTTTAATTACAGCTTGATTGGTGCTTTAATATTACTAATTGGTTTAATAATTTTCATTTTCAGAACTTTGAAAAAAGTTCAGATTAAAAACAAAAAAATTGCGTTGCAGTCATTGCGTCGAGAGATGAATCCACATTTTATTTTTAACAGTTTAAATTCTGTCAATCATTTTATTGCAACTAATAATGAACTGGAAGCCAATCAATATTTAACCAAGTTTTCAAAATTAATGCGGGGTGTAATGGAAAACTCTACAGAAGATTTTATTCCGTTTCAGCAAGAATTAGATTTGCTTCAGAATTATCTGGCTTTAGAGAAAACACGTTTTGCCGATAAATTTGATTACGAAATTGAAGTTGATGAAAGCTTAAATACCCAAAGTCTAAAAGTACCGGGAATGCTGATACAGCCATTTTTAGAAAATGCAATTTGGCATGGCTTAAGATACCGAACTGAGAAAGGATTTCTAAGTTTAAAATTTGAAAAAAATAATGACTCACTTAATATTTTCATTGAAGACAACGGAATAGGAATCGAAGAAAGTAAAAAGCAGAAAACGGAACATCAAAAAACGAGAGAAGGTCGCGGTATGAAAAATACTTTAGAAAGAATCAGACTCCTCAATGATTTGTATAAAAAAAATATTGTCTGCAAGGTTGAAGACTCTGAAAATGGTGTTTTTGTTCAGATTTCAATGATAATTTAA
- a CDS encoding lipocalin family protein → MKTLHKIAIPVSLGIIGFLLFNSCSVGIPKGATAVKNFNSEKYLGRWYEIARFDFKFEKNMDNVTANYSLNPDGTIKVQNRGYDYVKKEWKESIGEARFVNEKTEARLKVSFFKPIWAGYNVIDIDDDYQNALVVGNSTKYIWILSRNQEIPNSIKERFLAKAQKLGYNTDNLIWVKHN, encoded by the coding sequence ATGAAAACCTTACACAAAATTGCTATTCCCGTTTCTTTAGGTATTATCGGATTTTTACTATTTAATTCCTGTTCTGTCGGGATTCCAAAAGGCGCAACAGCAGTTAAAAATTTTAATTCAGAAAAATATCTTGGTAGATGGTATGAAATTGCCCGTTTCGACTTTAAATTTGAGAAAAATATGGATAATGTAACCGCCAATTATTCACTCAATCCAGACGGAACAATCAAAGTGCAAAACAGAGGCTACGATTATGTAAAAAAAGAATGGAAAGAATCCATCGGAGAGGCAAGATTCGTGAATGAAAAAACTGAAGCGAGACTTAAAGTTTCCTTTTTCAAGCCTATTTGGGCTGGTTATAACGTGATTGACATCGATGATGATTATCAAAATGCTCTCGTCGTAGGAAACAGCACAAAATACATTTGGATCTTATCCCGAAACCAAGAAATTCCAAACAGTATCAAAGAAAGATTTTTAGCGAAAGCCCAGAAATTGGGTTATAATACCGATAATTTAATTTGGGTAAAACACAATTAG